The DNA segment CAATAAAACTGGAGCGTGACGAATACAATCAGTGAAATCGTCATAAACACCGATATTATTGGGATGAATTTATTATTCATTACTTAATAAATTTAAAAAACAGAATGTTAAAATTAAATATTTTATGAGTTCATAAACAAAAAACGAGCCATAAAATTGTGTAATTTTTCTTAAAAATGCGTTTTTTAACATTTATTTATAAATTTTTAATTCTTTATCATAGAAAAAGAGTGTTCTCTAAATAAAAACTAGATTTGTATCTATAAAATAATATGAAATCTGAAATCATTTTTAACAGAGATCCGGAATCTGCCAGTATTTATGTCATGAAAATGTATAATGCTGAAGTTTCTGTAATTTGGGATTATTTCACGAAATCCGAATTGCTTGATCAATGGTGGGCTCCAAAACCATGGCAATGTGAAACAAAAACTCACGAATTTAAAAAAGGAGGAACCTGGCTGTATTCAATGCTAGGTCCTGAAGGAGAAAGGCATTATGCTAAAGTAAAGTACGGAGAAATAACGGAACACCGGAGCTTCGACGGGACAGACTCTTTCTGCGATGAAAACGGAAATGCAAACCCGGATTTTCCAGAAACAAAATGGCTGTTCGGATTTACAGGAGTGGAAGAGGGTACGAAAGTAACGGTAAATATTCATTTTGCATCTGAACAAGCGATGAACCAGCTTTTGGAGATGGGATTTGAACAAGGTTTCAAAGCGGGTTTAAATCAATTGGAAAGTATTCTCAGTAGTTATGATATTTAAATATTAATAAGAGCGGACTTTAGTCCGTTTTTTAATGTAAAATTTCACAGGCTTTAATCAAAATTAAAGCACAAAAAATGGAAAGTATTTACTTTCCATTTTTTATTTCATTTTAATTTAAACAATTTCTTCATCCTGAAAATACTGAATGATCGCTTTTTTCATTAAAAGCTGCTGTTCATTCGGTTTCAGCTCGGGAAGATCTTCCAGTTTTTCAAAATGGGGATAGCCGTCATCATCGTAGTGAGAAAATTTATAGTATCCGAAAGGTTCCAGTAATCTGCATACTGCGATATGAATGAGATTCACCTTGTCGTCTTTTGTATATTTCTGCTGACCGCTGCCCAGTTCCTGAAGGCCAATCAGGAACAGATACGTTTCTATCGGTGCATTCTTTTCCGTATCAAAATTTTCAACGAAAAATTGTTCTATTTTCTGCCAGTATTCTGCTTCGTTAATCATTTTTGTTTTCTAATTTTAATAAAAACGCATATTCTAAAGCGTCTTCCTTTAAAGATTCAAATCTTCCGCTTGCTCCGCCGTGGCCTGCGCTCATGTCGGTCTTGAAAATGAGAATGTTATTGTCGGTTTTAAGCTCACGTAACTTTGCAGTCCATTTCGCGGGTTCCCAGTATTGTACCTGAGAATCATGCAAGCCTGTTGTAATCAGTACATTTGGGTATTCTTTCGCTTCTATATTATCGTAAGGTGAATATTCCTTCATGTATTGATAGTATTCTTCATCGTTTGGATTTCCCCATTCATCATATTCCCCAGTCGTTAATGGAATGGTTTCGTCCAACATGGTGGTAACCACGTCCACAAAAGGAACCTGAGCAACAATACCGTTGAATAGAGATGGCTCGTAATTCATAACCGCACCTACAAGCAAACCTCCCGCACTTCCGCCCATCGCGTACAAATGTTTCGCAGACGTATAATTTTCTTTCACTAAAAATTTGGCGGCATCAATAAAATCGAAGAATGTATTTTTTTTGAATAGCATTTTCCCTTCCTCGTACCACTCTCTTCCAAGGTATTCTCCGCCTCTGATATGAGCAATGGCATAAATAAAACCTCTATCTAAAATTGACAGCCTCACATTCGAAAAACTTGCGTCTACGGTATGTCCATAACTTCCGTAACCATACAAAAGTAAAGGAGTATCCGCAGATTTTTTTGTGTCTTTATGATAAACCAAAGAAATCGGAACTTTTGAATTTCCGTCTCTTGAGTCTGCCCAGATTCGTTCGGAGATATAATTTTCTGCAAGGAATTTTCCGCCCAAAACTTCCTGTTGCTTAAGAAGTTTGGTGGTTTTTTCCTTCATATTATATTCATATGTTGAGCTTGGTTGCGTCAAGGAAGTATAGCCATAGCGTAATACTTCTGTGTCAAATTCAAGATTCACTCCGATATAGGCCGTATATGTTGGATCTGAAAAAGGCAGATAATGAGATTCCTGCGTTTTTTCATCAATGATCTTAATCTGCAGGAGTCCTTGTTCTCTTTCTTCCAGAACAAGATAGTTTTTAAAAATCTCGAAACCTTCGAGGAGAACTTCCGGGCGGTGAGGAATAACATCAACCCAGTTTTCTATGCCGCAGTTGCTGATCTTTGTTTTTACGATTTTAAAATTAAATGCATCGTCAGCATTAGTGATGATATAAAATTCGTCTTCATAGTGCTCCACAGAATATTCCAGGTCGTCGATTCTCGGTTGAATAATTGTCCAGTCTGCAAAAACGTTATCCGAAGGAATAAATCGATGTTCGTCCGAAATGGTGCTGGAGCTTGCGATAAAAATATATTCTAAAGATTTTGTTTTAAAAACATTCACATCAAAAGTATCATCTTTTTCATGGAAAATTAAAACATCTTCTGAAGTATCCGTTCCAAGTTTATGCCTGAATACCTGAAAAGCTCTTAAGCTTTCATCTTTTCTGATATAAAAAACATGTTCATTATCATTGGTCCAGACTGCTTTTCCAGTGGTATTTTCAATTTTATCCGAAAGGATTTTGCCTGTTTTTAAATCTTTAAAATTGATGCTGTAAATTCTACGGCTTACATTGTCCGTTGAAAAGGAAGCGAGTTCATTATTCGGAGAAACGGCAACGCTTCCCACTTCGAAATAGCTTTCGCCCTCCGCCAGAATATTAACATCAAGAATTATTTCTTCATTGTTGTCTAAGCTTTTCTGCTTTCTGCAGAAAATAGGATATTCTTTTCCTTCTTCATAACGAACAATATACCAGTACCCGTTGAAAAAATAAGGTAATGATTCATCATCTTTTTTGTAACGGGCTTTCATTTCTTCAAAAAGTTGTTCCTGCAGTGGTTCCGTATCTTTCATGACGAAATCAGCGTAGGCATTTTCTTCTTCAAGGTATTTTATGACCTCCGGATTTTCCCTTTCATTAAGCCAGAAATAATTGTCAATTCTTTTATCACTGTGTGTTTCAAGGATTTTTTCTATTTTTTTTGCCTTTGGAGCTTCCATTCAATATTAATTCTTGTTCAAATTTAGTTAAAAAAAAACCATCTTTTCTGTATGAAAAGACGGTTGCTTTATATTTTATCGTAAAACTTACTTGTGAAGCGATTTGATAAACTTTTCCAGAGCCATTGTCATAGACGGAGTTTCCTTTGTAGGCGCCATAAGATCTACTTTCAGCCCTGCTTCTTCAGCAGCAGCCAACGTTGTGGTTCCGAAAACGCCAATTTTTGTTTCTTCCTGTTTGAAGTCCGGGAAATTCTGCTGTAATGATTTAATACCCTGCGGACTGAAGAATATCAGCATGTCGTAATCTTTTACATTGATATCGGTAAGATCGCTGCAAACCGTTCTGTACATGATGGCTCTTTTCCAGTCTACATTGGAGGCTTCCATTGTTTTCACAATATCAGGGCTCAATACATCAGAAGATGGCAAAAGGTATTTCTCTGTCGGGAATTTTTTGAATAAAGGAAGAAGATCCGAAAAATTCTTTTCTCCGAAGCTGATCTTTCTTTTTCTGTACACAATATGTTTCTGAAGATAATTGGCAATTGCTTCAGACTGGCAGATGTATCTCATCGTGTCAGGAACCGCAAAACGCAGCTCTTCTGCTAATCTGAAGTAATGATCAATCGCATTTTTACTCGTGAAAATAATTCCGGTATATTGCGTAAGATCGATCTTCTGTGTTCTCAATTCTTTATTGTCAACTCCTTCTACGTGGATGAAAGGGCGGAAATCTATTTTTATCTTTTCCTTCTTTGCAATATCCAGGTACGGAGACGACTCACTTGGCGCTGGTTGAGAAACCAATATTGACTTTATTCTCATCATTGACAGTTATTAAAAAAATAATAATTTCCAAAGCAACAAAAGAGGTGCAATTTGGAGGGTGCAAATATACAAAAATTTATAATACCATTTTTCAGGTAAGATGTTATTCTTGTGAAATAAATAGAAAAAAACCTTGAAAATGAATACAAAAGAAAAAAAGTAGAAGTAATACAAAAACATTTTATTTCTGTCCAGCGGGAAATAATAGTGAGTTACACATAAAACAATAAGGATGAAAGACAGTATAAAATAAAATTTTGTCGCAGTAAAATAAAAAACAGTCCACTTTTTTCCGTCACCCGTACTCTGAAAAAATAAAAATCCCAAACCGGATTTAATCATATAAAAAAAGATCACTGCAAGTAAACAGAATCCGAATTTGTTCAGCTGATATCCCAAGACCTGAAGATCGGCAATATACTTTGGGACAGTAGGAATATACTGCGAAATCAGTACGGATAAAGTAAGAGCGGTAACGCACGAAGTGATCGCCCAGCTCGGAAGATTGTTACTCGCATCAAAATATTTCTGTAGCAGAAAGTCTTTTAAATTGGCTCCCCTCTCAATGATATTCATCATAAAAAGGTACAAAAAGATGCAGCCCAACAATATAAAGATCACCCAATCGTTGTTCTCAGGTATTCTTATGTGATTTGTAAAATGTTGTGATAACGGCAAAGGGTATTTTTTTGCAAAATTATAGATTATTTTGTATAAAATAAAAAGGTTAAATAAACTATCTTTGCAAACTGAAATGAAAAAGCTCGTCATCATTCCCACCTATAACGAAAAGGAAAATATTGAAAATATTATTTCCGCAGTTTTTGCATTGGAAGATGACTTTCATATTCTGGTAGTAGATGATTCGTCTCCCGATGGCACCGCAGAGCAGGTAAAAGAATTGCAGAAAACACATCCCCACTTTTTGCATTTATCAGTAAGAAGAGTGAAAGACGGATTAGGAAAGGCATATATTCACGGGTTTAAATGGGCCATTGAAAATAAATACGATTATATTTTTGAGATGGATGCGGATTTTTCCCACAACCCGGCTGATCTTCCGAAGCTTTATGAGGCGTGTCTGAATGCTGATATGGCCATCGGATCAAGATATTCTAAAGGGGTAAATGTTGTGAACTGGCCAATGGGAAGGGTTTTGCTTTCCTATTTTGCTTCAAAATACGTGCGATTTGTTTTGGGACTTCCTATTCATGATACAACAGCAGGTTTTGTCTGTTTTTCAAGAAACGTATTGGAAGAAATCGGACTGGATAATGTGAGATTAAAAGGATATGGGTTTCAGATCGAAATGAAATTCCGAACTTTTAAAAAAGGATTCAAAATTGTAGAAGTACCTATTATTTTTACCAACAGGATCCTGGGAGAAAGCAAAATGAATGGCGGAATCATTCATGAGGCGGTTTTTGGAGTTTTAAATTTAAAATGGAAATCAATCATCAACAGATTATGAAAATGATGCGGTATAAATATTCGCTCAGAATAGGTGTCTGCAGAATTTCATCAAAACAGATAAAAATTAACTGATGAAAAAATTGATCTTCTTCTTCGTACTGATATCTTTATTCTCATGCGGAGATTATATTGATAAGCCAAAAAATCTTGTTTCACAGGATAAAATGGCTGAAATTATGGCAGATCTGGCCATCAACGATCAGGCAACTTTCATGTATCCGAATTCAAATCTTGAGGCAGGAACAAGATATGTTCTCAAAACCCATCATGTAAACTCAGCGGATTATATTGAAAGCTTTAAATATTATGTGGTGAAGGAGAAAATGAACGGGATTGTTGAAGATGCGCAGAAAATATTGTTGAAAAAAGATCCGAAGGCGGAAAAATATGTAAAGGATAAAATGAGTAAGACCGGGAATACTGAAAATCTTCCTCTTTTATCAAGATAATTATAAAATGCAAAAGTTTTTTACCATAGAAAAAACCTCTCAGGGAAAGGCAAGAGCCGGAGAGCTTACTACAGATCACGGTAAGATCCAAACCCCGATTTTTATGCCTGTTGGAACGGTAGCAAGTGTGAAAACAGTTCACCAGAGAGAATTAAAAGAAGATATCAAAGCCCAGATTATTCTGGGAAACACTTATCATTTATACCTTCGTCCGGGAATGGACACCATGCAGGAAGCAGGAGGTCTTCATCAATTCATGAACTGGGATCTTCCGATCTTAACGGATTCCGGGGGCTTTCAGGTGTTTTCATTGGCAAGCAGCAGAAAGATGTCTGAAGAAGGCGCAAGATTCAAATCTCACATCGACGGAAGTTACCACATGTTTTCGCCAGAAAAATCCATGGAAATTCAAAGACAGATCGGTGCTGATATTTTTATGGCCTTTGATGAATGTGTTGCGTATCCATGCGAATACAACCAGGCCAAATCATCCATGGAGCTTACGCACCGCTGGCTGAAAAGATGTATTGACTGGACAGAAAATAATCCCGAATTATACGGACACAAACAAAGGTTGTTTCCCATCGTTCAGGGATCAACCTATTCTGATTTAAGGAAAATATCCGCACAGGTAATCGCAGAAGCCGGTGCTGAAGGAAATGCCATTGGCGGACTTTCCGTAGGTGAGCCTGAAGAAGAAATGTACAGGATTACCGATGAGGTTACCGATATTTTACCAAAAGAGAAGCCAAGATACCTTATGGGAGTAGGAACTCCATGGAATATCCTGGAATCAATCGGCCTGGGAATCGATATGATGGATTGTGTAATGCCCACAAGAAACGCAAGAAATGCCATGCTTTTCACATGGAAAGGGGTAATGAATATGAAGAATGAAAAGTGGAAAAAAGACTTTTCGCCGCTGGATGAGTTTGGAACAAGTTTCGTAGACAGAGAATATTCAAAAGCATATGTAAGGCATTTGTTTGTTTCTAAAGAATATCTTGCCAAACAGATTGCCTCTATTCATAACTTAGCTTTTTATCTGGATTTGGTGAAAGTTGCTAGAGAACATATCTTAGCGGGAGATTTTTATGAATGGAAAAATTCGGTTGTTCCGGTTCTTCGTCAACGATTGTAAATTTAAAAATATCAAAATAGAAGTCCCGAAGGGACGACCTAAATTAGGATGCAATCCTATCAAACATAAAACCAATTTATAACGCATTAAAAAATAAAATAATGCTGAAAATTATAGACAGATATATTGTAAGAAAGTACCTTGGAACCTTCAGTTTCATGCTGATATTGCTGTCTGTAGTTGTTCTGGTGATTGATGTTCAGCAGAAAATTCCCAGAATTGAAAACGCTACCGCTATTGATCCGAAATTAAACCTTACCTATTTTCTGGTTCATTTTTATCCGTTCTGGATTGTTAATCTTGTGATGACATTTCTTTCTATTCTGGTATTTATTTCAGTGATCTATTTTACGTCCAGAATGGCAAACAACACGGAAATTGTTGCTATTATCAGTAGTGGGGCAAGTTTCCACAGGTTTGCAAGGCCTTATTTGCTTACCTCGCTTTTTATCGCTGTAATTTCTTTAGGAATTAACCATTTTGTATTGCCCTGGGCAAATATTCAGAAAAATCAGCTCGAAGCGTATACGTATAATGCTGCCAATAAAGAAAAAGTTTTGGGGACAGCTCCGGTTTCCGCACAGCTCAGCAAAACGGAATATATTTTTATCAATTCCTGGAGAAAAGAGGATCTGCCAGAAGTTCCCGAAAGATGGTGATTAAAGCTTCGGATGCTTCCTGGGATAAGGATAAAAAAGTTTTTGTACTGAATTCTTATACAGAAAAAACCATCAATAAAGATGACACCGAAAAACTGTCAAATGGATTTGATATAAAGAAAAGTTTCGGTCATGATCCCGAAGAGCTCTTTCCTAATGAATTGTTAGGACAAAATAAAACAACTCCGGAACTTCTCAAGTTCATTCAAAGAGAAACCGAAAAAGGAAACAGCAATCTGAATGCCCACCTGAATGAGCTTTACCAGAGAACTTCTATGCCTGTTTCTATTGTAATACTTACCTTTCTGGCGCTTTCGCTTTCTTCACAAAAAAAACGTGGAGGGCTGGGAATTAACCTTGCGGTAGGGATCTCGCTTGCCTTTGTATTTGTATTCTCATTTGAAGCCCTGAAAGTGGTTTCAGAGAATAAAAGTATGTCTCCGGTTCTTGCGATGTGGTTTCCGAACATTGTTTTTTCTCCTCTTGCCCTATACTTATACCTGAAAAGAGCCAATCAGTAAAGCAGTTTTATTTCTTTGTGATAAAATGAATGTAAACCATCATTCTCCAGGTCAATCCATAGATTTCCATTTCTGTCAGCATTTTTAATAATGCCATTTTGTCTCTTTTCGTTAAGTTCAAATACAGAAATCTCATTTTTTCTGAACAGACTGTTATTGAAACGGCTCATTATTTCATCTTCAGAGGGGAATTTATTAAAGTTTTCAACGAGAAAATCATGAAGACCTTGCGTGAAGTCATTTAGATTGAAATATTGTCCTGTTTGTGTTAAAATAGAGCCTGCATTTGATATTTCATCAAATTTTTCCTGAAGGATATTAAAGCCTGCGCCAACGATAAAATAATTATTTTGATTAATTTTTTTCTTTTCAATCAGAATTCCGACGATTTTTTTATTTTTAAGGATGATATCATTAGGCCATTTTATTTTTACGGTATTTCCAGTCAAATTGGCCAGGAAATCATGAATAAGAATTGCGGTATAATAATTGAACATGAAACCGGACAACGAAAAATTTTCCGCCTTTATCGCTAGAGTATAGGCTAAATTTTTTTCAGCGGCTGATGACCATGTATTTCCGTATTGACCCCTGCCCCGGGTTTGATTAAAAGTGTGAAGCGCAACAAAATCAGAATTTTCATAAAGTAAAAACTTGGAAATTTCGTCATTAGTAGAAGAGGATTCTTTTAAATAGAAGAGTTGACTCATTTAAGAAAACTTTAAGACTTTCGGGGGCTAAAAGTAAGGCTAAAGTGAAAGAAAAACAATAAATTTGCAGATTATAGTATTTTTTAATGAATAAAACAGCAGAAAAACAAGAATTATTAGATAAAATCGTTGAGGCAATTCAGGATGTAAAAGGAGAAGATATCATGATCTTCGATCTTTCAAACATTGAAAACTCTGTCGCAGAGACCTTTGTGATATGCAGCGGAAACTCAAACACGCAGGTAGCCGCACTCGCAGGTAGTGTTGAAAAGAAAGTGAGAAACGAGCTTAAAGAAAGACCTTGGCATGTAGAAGGGACTGAAAATGCAATGTGGGTGCTGGTAGACTATGTTTCAGTAGTTGTCCATATTTTCCAGAAACAGGTACGTGAGTATTACGATATAGAGGAGCTTTGGGGTGACGCTGTCATTACCAAAATCGAAAATGAATTTTAATTTTAAAAAGTATCAATGAACAATAAAGGATTTAACTGGTTTTTTCCTATCATGATTGTGGCACTCGTGCTGTTCTTTGTGGTTAATTCCATGGGTGACAGCGGAGCAAAGACAATCGACGAAGATGGTTTCTTTAAAGAAATGCAGGCAGGAAAAATCCAGAGAGTTTTAATAGATAAACAAGCCCAGAAGGCTGACGTGTTTTTAACACAGGCTGCCAAGACAGCTACCGTAAAAAAAGACGATAAAGCAAACCCTTTTTCAAGCCTCTCGATGGCACCAAAAGCAGATTACACGCTTAAATATGGAGACCTGAGATTATTTCTTGAAAAATTCGATGCTTTAAAACAACAGAATCCTCAGATTACCACATCTAAAGATTATGCAGAAGGTGAAAGCCCGTTGATGAGTATTCTGATTCAGGCATTAATCTGGATCGCTATTTTAGGACTATTTTATTTCCTTCTTTTCAGAAGAATGGGAAGTGGAGGCGGCCCCGGAGGACAGATTTTCTCCATCGGTAAATCCAAAGCAAAACTTTTTGATGAGAAAGAAAGAATTCAGGTTACATTCAAAGATGTTGCAGGATTAGAAGGGGCGAAAGAAGAAGTACAGGAAGTAGTGGATTTCCTTAAAAATTCAGAAAAATATACGAAACTGGGAGGTAAAATTCCTAAAGGAGTACTTTTGGTAGGGCCTCCGGGAACCGGTAAAACGCTATTGGCAAAAGCAGTGGCAGGGGAAGCTAAGGTTCCTTTCTTCTCACTTTCAGGTTCAGATTTCGTGGAAATGTTTGTGGGAGTAGGAGCTTCCAGAGTAAGAGATTTATTTGCTCAGGCTAAAGCTAAATCACCGGCAATTATTTTTATCGACGAGATTGATGCGATCGGTCGTGCCAGAGGGAAAAACAACTTCTCAGGCGGAAATGATGAAAGAGAAAATACATTAAACCAGCTTCTTACGGAAATGGATGGTTTCGGAACAGATACCAACGTCATCGTAATGGCTGCAACCAATAGAGCGGATATTCTTGATAAGGCATTGATGAGAGCAGGGCGTTTCGATCGCTCCATCTATGTTGATCTTCCTGAATTGCATGAAAGAAGACAGATCTTTGATGTTCATTTAAAGAAAATCAAGCTTGATGATAATGTAGACCGAGAGTTTTTAGCAAAACAAACCCCTGGTTTCAGCGGTGCAGATATTGCCAATGTATGTAATGAGGCGGCATTAATTGCGGCAAGAAACAACCATACTTCAGTTACAAAACAGGATTTCCTTGACGCGGTAGACCGTATTATCGGTGGTCTTGAAAAGAAAAATAAAGCGATTAAACCTTCTGAAAAGAAAAGAGTGGCTTATCATGAAGCAGGACATGCTACCATTTCATGGTTGGTAGAACACGCTTCACCTCTTTTAAAGGTAACGATTGTTCCGAGAGGACGTTCTTTAGGAGCAGCATGGTATCTTCCGGAAGAAAGACAGCTGACGACTACTGAGCAAATGCTCGACGAAATGTGTGCTACTTTAGGGGGAAGAGCTGCAGAGCAGGTAATCTTTAACAATATTTCGACAGGAGCTCTTTCTGATTTGGAAAGTGTTACGAAAAGAGCACAGGCAATGGTTACGATCTACGGATTAAGCCCGAATATCGGTAATATATCTTATTATGACAGTTCAGGTCAGTCTGAATACAATTTCGGAAAACCATATTCTGAGGAAACAGCAAAAAAAATCGATATAGAGATCAAAGGCATTATTGAAACTCAGTATGACCGTGCCGTTCAGATTCTGACTGAAAATAAGGATAAGCTCGATGCGCTTGCCAATAAACTTCTGGAAAAAGAAGTAATTTTCAGAGAAGATCTTGAAGAAGTATTCGGAAAAAGGGCTTGGGACCCGGAATTAACGGAAAAACCGGTTACCAATACGATTCCTGCCTCACAGCAGCCGAATGAAATTATCATTAAAGATAAAGAGGAAGATAGTGAAATTCAGGCACCTGAAAGTCCTACACAAATCTAAAAATCTTTTGAAATAGATTAGAAAAACCTGACAGTCTCTGATTTGTCAGGTTTTTTCATATTTATCGGCACGTTTTTAGATTTCTATATGATAATTTTATATTTTTGTATAAGTGTCTAAAAAAATAAATTAAATTGAATTTATTCAAGAGGATTGTAAGCAAACTTACCAACCAGCCTGAAGAAGAAGAAAAGCCAAGTCTGGAAAAGCTCGGAGATTCGCTTAAAAATGCGGATCTTGACTATAAATTTGCCCAATTGTTTACTCATTCAGGAGGATTTTTCAATTACTGTGCGGATGAAGCAGAGGCATTAAAAACACTACACCAGATTATCAAAATAGAGGGAATCAGCAATGTTTTCTGCTGGGATAAAGATCTCCAGAATTTTTTAAATGTTGTAAAAACTCCTTACACTGAAGAACTTCAGGGTAATAATGACGCAAGTTTTATCACCTGTGAATATCTTATTGCCTACGATGGGAGAATTATGCTTTCCCATAATAATATTTTGCATTACCACTCTTCAAGACTGCCCAACAAGATTATTGTAATGGCTAACGTTTCACAGATCGTGAATAATCTCAATGACGCGATGGGGAAAATCAAAAGAAACGGGAATATCAAAAACCTTACTTCTATCAGCGGAGCACAGTCGAAACTGGATACTTCTTCCAACAGCAACACCAAACTTTTTTTATTGTTGCTTGAAGATTAGGCATCAACGTATAAATTTTTAAAATTTTGGACAAAAACCTTATTCAAAGAACCCTGTCAGGAATTGTTTATGTAGCAATCATCATTCTTTGTACAACTCCTTTTGGAGCAAAGCTCAT comes from the Chryseobacterium nepalense genome and includes:
- a CDS encoding S9 family peptidase, whose product is MEAPKAKKIEKILETHSDKRIDNYFWLNERENPEVIKYLEEENAYADFVMKDTEPLQEQLFEEMKARYKKDDESLPYFFNGYWYIVRYEEGKEYPIFCRKQKSLDNNEEIILDVNILAEGESYFEVGSVAVSPNNELASFSTDNVSRRIYSINFKDLKTGKILSDKIENTTGKAVWTNDNEHVFYIRKDESLRAFQVFRHKLGTDTSEDVLIFHEKDDTFDVNVFKTKSLEYIFIASSSTISDEHRFIPSDNVFADWTIIQPRIDDLEYSVEHYEDEFYIITNADDAFNFKIVKTKISNCGIENWVDVIPHRPEVLLEGFEIFKNYLVLEEREQGLLQIKIIDEKTQESHYLPFSDPTYTAYIGVNLEFDTEVLRYGYTSLTQPSSTYEYNMKEKTTKLLKQQEVLGGKFLAENYISERIWADSRDGNSKVPISLVYHKDTKKSADTPLLLYGYGSYGHTVDASFSNVRLSILDRGFIYAIAHIRGGEYLGREWYEEGKMLFKKNTFFDFIDAAKFLVKENYTSAKHLYAMGGSAGGLLVGAVMNYEPSLFNGIVAQVPFVDVVTTMLDETIPLTTGEYDEWGNPNDEEYYQYMKEYSPYDNIEAKEYPNVLITTGLHDSQVQYWEPAKWTAKLRELKTDNNILIFKTDMSAGHGGASGRFESLKEDALEYAFLLKLENKND
- a CDS encoding uroporphyrinogen-III synthase codes for the protein MRIKSILVSQPAPSESSPYLDIAKKEKIKIDFRPFIHVEGVDNKELRTQKIDLTQYTGIIFTSKNAIDHYFRLAEELRFAVPDTMRYICQSEAIANYLQKHIVYRKRKISFGEKNFSDLLPLFKKFPTEKYLLPSSDVLSPDIVKTMEASNVDWKRAIMYRTVCSDLTDINVKDYDMLIFFSPQGIKSLQQNFPDFKQEETKIGVFGTTTLAAAEEAGLKVDLMAPTKETPSMTMALEKFIKSLHK
- the rsfS gene encoding ribosome silencing factor, with protein sequence MNKTAEKQELLDKIVEAIQDVKGEDIMIFDLSNIENSVAETFVICSGNSNTQVAALAGSVEKKVRNELKERPWHVEGTENAMWVLVDYVSVVVHIFQKQVREYYDIEELWGDAVITKIENEF
- a CDS encoding DUF4271 domain-containing protein gives rise to the protein MMTSFFISVCKDSLFNLFILYKIIYNFAKKYPLPLSQHFTNHIRIPENNDWVIFILLGCIFLYLFMMNIIERGANLKDFLLQKYFDASNNLPSWAITSCVTALTLSVLISQYIPTVPKYIADLQVLGYQLNKFGFCLLAVIFFYMIKSGLGFLFFQSTGDGKKWTVFYFTATKFYFILSFILIVLCVTHYYFPLDRNKMFLYYFYFFSFVFIFKVFFYLFHKNNILPEKWYYKFLYICTLQIAPLLLLWKLLFF
- a CDS encoding biotin--[acetyl-CoA-carboxylase] ligase, which encodes MSQLFYLKESSSTNDEISKFLLYENSDFVALHTFNQTRGRGQYGNTWSSAAEKNLAYTLAIKAENFSLSGFMFNYYTAILIHDFLANLTGNTVKIKWPNDIILKNKKIVGILIEKKKINQNNYFIVGAGFNILQEKFDEISNAGSILTQTGQYFNLNDFTQGLHDFLVENFNKFPSEDEIMSRFNNSLFRKNEISVFELNEKRQNGIIKNADRNGNLWIDLENDGLHSFYHKEIKLLY
- a CDS encoding DUF4296 domain-containing protein, which encodes MKKLIFFFVLISLFSCGDYIDKPKNLVSQDKMAEIMADLAINDQATFMYPNSNLEAGTRYVLKTHHVNSADYIESFKYYVVKEKMNGIVEDAQKILLKKDPKAEKYVKDKMSKTGNTENLPLLSR
- a CDS encoding polyprenol monophosphomannose synthase, which codes for MKKLVIIPTYNEKENIENIISAVFALEDDFHILVVDDSSPDGTAEQVKELQKTHPHFLHLSVRRVKDGLGKAYIHGFKWAIENKYDYIFEMDADFSHNPADLPKLYEACLNADMAIGSRYSKGVNVVNWPMGRVLLSYFASKYVRFVLGLPIHDTTAGFVCFSRNVLEEIGLDNVRLKGYGFQIEMKFRTFKKGFKIVEVPIIFTNRILGESKMNGGIIHEAVFGVLNLKWKSIINRL
- a CDS encoding SRPBCC family protein, with the translated sequence MKSEIIFNRDPESASIYVMKMYNAEVSVIWDYFTKSELLDQWWAPKPWQCETKTHEFKKGGTWLYSMLGPEGERHYAKVKYGEITEHRSFDGTDSFCDENGNANPDFPETKWLFGFTGVEEGTKVTVNIHFASEQAMNQLLEMGFEQGFKAGLNQLESILSSYDI
- the tgt gene encoding tRNA guanosine(34) transglycosylase Tgt; protein product: MQKFFTIEKTSQGKARAGELTTDHGKIQTPIFMPVGTVASVKTVHQRELKEDIKAQIILGNTYHLYLRPGMDTMQEAGGLHQFMNWDLPILTDSGGFQVFSLASSRKMSEEGARFKSHIDGSYHMFSPEKSMEIQRQIGADIFMAFDECVAYPCEYNQAKSSMELTHRWLKRCIDWTENNPELYGHKQRLFPIVQGSTYSDLRKISAQVIAEAGAEGNAIGGLSVGEPEEEMYRITDEVTDILPKEKPRYLMGVGTPWNILESIGLGIDMMDCVMPTRNARNAMLFTWKGVMNMKNEKWKKDFSPLDEFGTSFVDREYSKAYVRHLFVSKEYLAKQIASIHNLAFYLDLVKVAREHILAGDFYEWKNSVVPVLRQRL